In a single window of the Candidatus Abyssobacteria bacterium SURF_5 genome:
- a CDS encoding MFS transporter — protein sequence MTSEASTKAQSITPGRMAHITLAILFVMNLLNYIDRSVLNGMLPLIKDEWALSDRALGMLVSAFIFTYMIFSPLFGWLGDRYARKWIAGAGVAGWSITTAASALAQNFAQLFGFRLLLGVGEASYSTTAPTIITDLYPRESRSKMLAFFYVAIPVGFALGYILGGALGVRFGWRPAFLIVGLPGLLMALAITFIREPVRGQSEAVSEEELAQYLKTKLPLKAYFDLAHIPSYVFDTIGMTLMTFVTGGLAAWMPTYFYRVRGLSLQNADLYFGIATLAAGIIGTFFGGWLADRLQKRWESAYFLVSGAGLLLSVPCAIIALTARTPLVYWQAVFWAEFFLFVNTGPSNAIIINVTMPKMRVTAFALNIFFIHALGDVISPVLVGWVSDLTNLHFALLAIMPIVMALSAAAYLMGARHLVRDSERVLERIRTSS from the coding sequence ATGACTTCCGAGGCTTCGACAAAGGCGCAATCAATCACGCCGGGCAGGATGGCCCACATCACGCTCGCCATCCTCTTTGTCATGAACCTCCTCAACTACATCGACCGGAGCGTGCTCAATGGCATGCTGCCGCTCATCAAGGATGAATGGGCACTTTCAGACCGCGCGCTCGGGATGCTGGTATCGGCCTTCATTTTCACCTACATGATTTTCTCCCCCCTTTTCGGATGGTTGGGCGACCGGTATGCGCGCAAGTGGATTGCCGGCGCCGGAGTGGCCGGTTGGAGCATTACCACTGCCGCATCGGCTCTCGCACAGAATTTTGCGCAACTATTCGGATTCCGCCTCCTCCTCGGGGTCGGGGAAGCGAGCTATTCGACGACTGCGCCCACCATCATCACCGACCTGTATCCCCGCGAGAGCCGCTCCAAAATGCTCGCCTTTTTCTATGTCGCAATTCCCGTCGGGTTCGCCCTCGGCTACATTCTGGGCGGCGCGCTCGGCGTTCGCTTCGGATGGCGGCCCGCTTTTCTCATCGTCGGACTTCCGGGCCTTCTGATGGCGCTCGCGATTACGTTCATCCGGGAACCCGTTCGCGGACAAAGCGAAGCCGTAAGTGAGGAAGAATTAGCCCAGTATTTGAAAACCAAGCTTCCGCTCAAGGCTTACTTTGACCTGGCGCACATACCTTCCTATGTATTCGATACTATCGGTATGACCTTGATGACCTTTGTGACCGGCGGCCTGGCGGCATGGATGCCGACTTACTTCTATCGAGTCCGTGGACTCTCACTCCAAAATGCCGACCTCTACTTCGGTATTGCCACACTGGCGGCCGGCATCATTGGAACATTTTTCGGCGGCTGGCTTGCAGACCGGCTTCAGAAACGGTGGGAGAGCGCGTATTTCCTCGTATCCGGAGCGGGATTATTGCTCAGCGTTCCCTGTGCGATTATCGCCCTCACCGCCCGAACTCCACTCGTATATTGGCAGGCGGTTTTCTGGGCCGAGTTCTTCCTGTTCGTCAATACCGGCCCGTCCAACGCAATCATTATCAATGTGACCATGCCGAAAATGCGCGTTACCGCATTTGCGCTCAACATCTTCTTCATTCATGCCCTCGGAGACGTCATCTCGCCGGTACTCGTCGGGTGGGTGTCGGACCTGACGAATCTGCACTTTGCTTTGCTGGCCATCATGCCGATCGTGATGGCGCTCAGTGCGGCAGCTTATCTGATGGGCGCGCGCCACCTCGTTCGGGACTCGGAGCGCGTGCTCGAACGCATACGGACATCATCTTAA
- a CDS encoding DedA family protein has translation MELIKYFFDIILHLDKHLDVVIKNFGNWTYAIFFCIIFFETGVVVTPFLPGDSLLFAVGALAALGSLDVKLVLILLIIAAIAGDTANYWIGHAAGPKVFTKTNSRFLNKEHLDRTHRFYEKYGGKTIVLARFIPIIRTFAPFVAGIGSMNYRHFIVYNVLGGTFWVLLFVLGGYFFGNMPVVKNNFSLVIFAIIFISILPGIIEFVRSRRKSSDAVAERAACPED, from the coding sequence ATGGAATTAATCAAATATTTCTTTGACATCATATTGCATCTGGACAAGCACCTGGATGTGGTCATCAAGAATTTCGGCAACTGGACATATGCCATTTTCTTTTGCATCATCTTTTTCGAGACCGGCGTTGTGGTCACGCCGTTTCTTCCGGGAGATTCGCTGTTGTTTGCCGTAGGCGCTTTGGCCGCCCTCGGCTCGCTGGATGTAAAGCTGGTGCTGATTCTTTTGATCATTGCGGCGATCGCTGGAGATACCGCTAATTACTGGATCGGTCATGCGGCCGGTCCGAAAGTTTTCACGAAGACTAATTCGCGATTCCTGAACAAGGAGCACCTTGACCGGACTCATCGGTTTTATGAGAAATACGGGGGCAAGACAATTGTCCTGGCAAGATTTATTCCTATCATTCGGACATTTGCGCCCTTTGTGGCCGGCATTGGGAGCATGAACTACCGCCATTTTATCGTATACAACGTTTTAGGCGGAACGTTTTGGGTGTTGCTTTTTGTGCTGGGCGGCTATTTCTTTGGGAATATGCCGGTGGTCAAGAACAATTTTTCGCTGGTGATCTTTGCAATCATCTTCATCTCGATCCTGCCGGGTATAATCGAGTTCGTTCGCTCCCGCAGAAAGTCTTCGGATGCCGTCGCTGAGAGGGCCGCGTGCCCTGAGGATTGA